GTAGCAGGCCAGCAGGGTCATGGTGGCCAGCAGCACGGGAATCGCCAGGAAAGTCGTCAGGTCGCGCACCTCGAGGCCGCCGACGAGCTGTCCGAAGGCGCCCTCGGCGGCGCCCAGGGCGAGCCAGGAGAGCAGTCCACCAATCGCCACACCGATCAGCGCCAGCCGCAGGCCCTGACCGAGCACCAGCTTGAGGATGCCCTGACGGCGCGCTCCCAGAGCCAGCCGAATGCCGAGCTCGCGGGTGCGGCGTGACACGGCGAAGGCCATCACCCCGTAGACCCCGACCAGCGCCAGGGTGAGGGCGACGCCGCCGAAGAGGGCGAAGAGCAAGGCCTGGAAGCGTGGCTGGGCGATGGAATCGACCAGGCGCGCGTCGAGGGGCCGAAGATCTTCCACCGGCTGCGCCGGATCGACCTCGAGGAGGACCCGTCGCGACGCCTCGGCCAAGGCCATCGGGTCGCCGGAGGTGCGCAGCACCGGCGCCAGATCGAAGGTCGGGAACTGCGGGTAGGGAACGTAGATCTGTTCTTCCGGCGCCCCCAGCAGGCCATGATGGTTGACCTCCCCCACCACTCCCACCACCAGGCGCGGCTCGTCGAGCAATCCGGGCACGTTGAGGCGCTGACCGATGGCCGTGGACGCGGTCCAGAAGCGCTCCGCCACGGCCCGGTCGATGATCACCACCGGAGTCCCCTGGGCATCATCCGACACGCCGAAATCGCGGCCGCCGAGGAGCGGGATGGCCATCGTGTCGAAGTAGCCCGGGCTGATCATGCGAATCCCCGCCGCCGGCGTCGGCGTTCCCGGCTCCGGAATCTTGCCCTCGACCTCCGGGACACCGCGGAAGCCGAGCTTGCCGGAGCCCGGCAGGTGCGAGACCACCGCCGCCGCCTCCACCCCGGGCAGGCGCTCGAGGCGCTCGAGGAGAGCGCGGTAGTACTCCACCTTGCGCTCCGCCGGGCGGTAGGCGGTGCGCGACAGCACGGTCTGCAGAGTCAGGCGATTGGCGGCCTCGAAACCGGGATCGGACTGGCTCATGCGGTGCAGGCTGCGCACCATCACGCCGGCGGCGATCAAGACCGTCATCGCCAAGGCGATCTCGGCCACCACCAGACCGGAGCGCACCGCCTTGCCGGCGGCCGCACCATCGCCGCCGCGGCCGCTGCCGCGCAACAGAGCCTGCAACCGCGACGGCGACAGCCGCAAGGCCGGCCAGACGCCGACCAGCACTCCCGCCAGCGCCGTCACCAGGGCCACCACCAGCAGAACCCGAGGGTTGAGGGCGACCTCGTGGAGGCGCGGAATCCCGCCGGCGTCGAGGAGGCGCAGCATGCGGATCGAAAGCGCCGCCAGGGCGACCCCGAAGAGGCCTCCGGCGGTCGCCAGCAGAAGGCTCTCGACCACCAGCTGGCGCAGCAGAATCCGCCGGCCGGCACCGAGGGCGGCGCGCACCGCCATCTCGCCACCGCGCAGGGATGCCTGGGTGAGCTGCAGATTGGCGACGTTGGCGCAGGCGATCAGCAACACCAGAAGCACCGCCGCCAGCAGCAGCCACAGGAGGGGCCGCACATCGCCGACGATCTCGTCGCGCAGCGGCGTCAGGTGAATCCCCCAGCCGCTTCCCGGTTGGTAGATGCCGGGATAGTCGCGCTGCAGGCGCTGGGCGAAGACGTCCGTTTCGGCCTGGGCCTGCTGCAAGCTGAGCTCGGGACTCAGGCGCGCCATCAGCTGGACGCCGCGCATGAAGCGGGGAATCGCCGGATTGGGGGTGAACGGAACCCAGACGTCGGCCTCGACGATCTCGAGGTCGAAATCCGCCGGCAGCACGCCGACGATGGTGTGCGCCAGGCCATCGAGCTCGAGACTCTCATCGAGGACGCCGTCGCCACCGCCATAGCGCTGCTGCCAGAGGCCGTGGCTCAGCACGACCACCCGCTCTTGGGTCTCCTCTTCGCGCTGCGTGTAGGTGCGACCGACCTGGGCCTCGACCCCCAGGATGGAGAACAGAGCGGCCGAGGCGCGAATCCCCTCGACGCGCTGCGGCTCGTCGCCGGAAGAGCTCAGGTTGAAGTCCCAGGGCAACAGGCCGGCGACGTGCTCGAAGGCGCGGTTGTCGCGGCGGTGGTCTTCGAACTCGACGCCGGAGGAAGGAAACTCGGGCAGCTCCTTCTGCAGAAAGTGGTTCCACACCATCACCACGCGCTCGGCATCGGCGAACGGCAAGGGTCGCAGCAAGACCGCGTCGACCAACCCAGCGAGGGTCGAAACGGCGCCCAATCCCAAACCCAGACAGAGCACCGCGACGAGAGAGAAGCCCGGGCGCCGCAGCAGAGCCCGAACGGCGAAACGAAGATCGCGCAGCAACATGGTCATCGCAAATTCCTCAGCGGCGTGGCCGGTCGAGGGCCGGTGGCCGGCGCGCCAGGGCGGGCACCAAACCGTCGGCGGTGAGAATCGAATAGTGATCGCCGGGCAGGACGAGCTCGTCGAGGGCGGAGCCGATCCAGCGCCGCCAGGGAGCCGGCTTGCCCTGCCCCGCCGGCAGCACCAGCAGGGTGGATCCGGTGTACGGCCCGCCGCGATAACGACGCAACGCCTGGGCGTGGGCGCGGAACACGCGGTAGAGGCGAGCCAGCTCGTCGCCGCCGGGCAGACCGCTGGCGCGGGCCGCCAATGCGTCGAGATCGCCGGGCCGCTCGCCGGCCCGGGACTCGACTCCGAGGTCGAGCAGGAAGGCCTTCCACAGACTGACCTCGCGCAGTGGCCGCCGCGTCGTCGGCACCTGGGCATCGATCAGCACCAATCGCTCCGGGGTCCGGCCACGCTCCGCCAGGCGGCGCGCCATCTCGTAGGCCACCACGCCTCCGAAGGACCAACCACCGAGCAAGATGGGACCTTCGGGGCGGCGGTTCACCAGCTCCTCGACATAGAGCTCGGCGAGCTCCTCGACCCTTTCCCGAGGCCTTTCGCCGACCTCGATGCCGGGCGCCTGGAAGGCGCCCATGGGCGCTTCGAGACGCCGCGCCAAGGGCAGATAGCAGGCGATGCTCCCACCCACCGGATGAACCCAGTACCACGGCGAGGGGCGCCCGGCGGAGGGGTGCCCGGCCGAGGGGGAATCGCTGCCCGCCGCGCGCAGCGTCACGAGCTGCCCGGAGGTCTCCGCTCGCCCCTCGAGAACCAGCGCCAGCTCGCCGACGGTGGGGTTCTGGAACAGCGTCGCCAGGGCGATTCGGGTCCCCAGCTGTTCCTCAATGCGGCGCGCCAATCGCACCGCCAGCAGAGAGTGGCCGCCAAGGGCGAAGAAGCTGTCGGTGATTCCCAACGGCGAGGTCTTCAGGCACTCCTCCCACAGCTTCAGCAGGCGCTCCTCGAGACGACTGCGGGGGGCCACCCGCTCGCCGCCGGGCGCCGCCGGTAGCTCGAGGTCGGCGAGGGCCTGGCGATCGATCTTGCCGGTCGGCGACAGCGGCAGCGCGTCGAGGGCGACGAAGGCCGACGGCACCATGTGCTCGGGCAGCTCGCGGCGCACCTCGGCCTCGAGGTCGGCGGCGGCCGCCGGCGATGCCGCGTCCGGCACCCAGAAGGCGACCAGGCGGCGCGAGGCACCATCCGGCAGGTCGACAACCGCTGCCTCGCGCACCGCCGCGCTGCGCCTCAGAACCGCCTCGATCTCACCCGGCTCGATGCGGAAGCCCCGCACCTTGACCTGGCGATCGGCGCGGCCGACGAACTCGAGCACGCCATCGGCCCGCCAGCGGGCGAGATCACCGGAGCGGTAGAGGCGCGCCCCCGGCGGCCCCCAAGGGTCGGGAACGAAGGCCTGCGCCGTCAAAGCCGGCCGCGACAGATAGCCCCGGGCCACCCCCTCGCCGCCGAGATGGACCTCTCCGGGCTGCCCTACCGGCACTTCCCGGCCGGCGCGATCGAGCAAATGGAAGCGGGCCCGGGCGGTGGGACGACCGATCGGCAGAGAGGCCGACGACGGCTGCGGCGAACAGCGCCAGGACGACACCGACACGGTGGTCTCGGTCGGGCCGTAGCGGTTCAGGACGGCGACCCGTGGCAGCCGCTCCAAGACCTTGCCGGGCAGATCCGGTGGCACCGTCTCACCGCCGGTGATCAGGGTGTGGAGAGCATCGAGCCGGGCGAAATCGGGCTCGTCCCGCAGCACCTCCAGGAGGGTCGGCGGGAAGGATGCCTGGGTCACCCGATGGCGCGCTATCGCGTCCATCAGGTAGCTCGGGTCCTGCTCACCGCCGGCCTTCGCCAGCAGCACCCGGCCACCGGCCACCAGCGGACCGAAGATCTCCAGCACCGAGACGTCGAAGCTGATGCTGGTCTTCTGCAGGAAGGTGTCCTGGGCCGAGAAGTCGTGGGCGCGAGCGTAGGAAAGGCGCCGCGCCAGCGAGCGCCGGCTGATCACGACGCCCTTCGGACGCCCGGTCGAGCCGGAGGTGTAGATGATGTAGGCGGCAGCGGCGGGGTCGGCCTCGGCCGGCGCTGGCAGCGCCACCTGGTCGGGCACCGAGGGCGTCACCGAGAGCCAGTCGAGCGCTCCCGGAGGAACCTCCGGTCCGGGCTCCCGCCGCAGCCCGAAGCGCACCCGCGAGTCAGCGATCATGTGCTCCAGACGAGCCAGCGGATAGCTCGGATCGAGGGGCAAGTAGGCGGCACCGGCGGCGAGCACCGCCAGCAGTGCCACCACCATGTCGGCGCGGCGCTCGAGGTAGACCGCCACCGGCTCCTCCATCGCCACGCCTCGCGCCCGCAGGCGACGCGCCAGGCGATCGGCGGCGGTCACCAGGGCGCCGTAGCTCACCTGGCCCTCGGGGTCCACCAGCGCGACCCGGTCGGGCCAGCGCTCGGCGACCGCCCGCACCATCGCCCAGGGGTCGTCGTCGACGGCGTAGTCGGGCCCCGCATCGTTCCACTCGCGGCGCAGCTGGTGGCGCTCGCCGGGGCTGAGCAGGGGCAGCGCCGAGATGGCGCCCTCGGGATCGGCGACGGCGGCGGTGAGGAGCTGCACGTACTGGCCGGCGAGACGACGAATGGTGGTCTCGTCGAAGAGATCCCGGCGATAGGCCCAATGGCCGGCGAGGCCGCCGTCGGGCTGGTGCAGGGCGAGGGTGAGATCGAACTTCGAGGTCGTCAGGTCGAGGGGTACTGGGGTCACCTCGACCCCCGGCCAGTCCATCTCGCCGAGGTCGAGATTCTGCAGAATGAACATCACCTGGAAGAGCGGCGTGTGCGCCAAATCGCGCTGCGGCGAGAGCTCTTCGACCAGCTTCTCGAAGGGCACGTCCTGGTGCGCAAAGGCATCGAGGACGTGCTGCCGCACCCGGCCGACGAGGTCGCTGAAGGTCGGCTCGCCGGAGACATCGGCGCGCAGCGCCAGGGTGTTGACGAAGAAGCCGATCATCGGCTCCGTCTCCGGTCGCCGGCGGCCGGCGACGGGGGTGCCGACGGACAGCCGCCGCTGACCGGTGCGACGGCGCAGCAGCACCTCGAACACCGCCAGCAAGATCATGAAGGGGGTGGCCCCGAGGCGCTGGCCGAGGGCCGCGATGGCAGCGTTGACGTCCTCGGCCACCGGGAAGCGATGCACCGCTCCGAGGGTACTGCGCACCGCCGGTCGCGGTCGGTCGGTGGCCAGCTCCAGGCGCTCCGTATCGGCCAGGGAGTGACGCCAGAAGTCGACCTGCCGCTCGAGCTCGTCTCCCATCAGCCAGCCCCGCTGCCAGGCCGCGAAGTCGGCGTACTGGACGGTGAGGGGCGCCAAGGGTGAGCTTTCACCGCGGCGCGCCGCGCCGTAGAAAAGGCCCAGCTCGCGCAGGAAGATACCCGTCGACCAGCCGTCCGAAATGGCGTGGTGATGGGTGAACAGGAGGAGTCCTAGCCCGCTTTCGAGGTGCAGCAGGGTGAAGCGACAGAGGGGCCCACGCTCGAGGTCGAAGGGGACCCGCGCTTCGAGACTGGCCCAGCGGTGGGCCTCCGGCCAGCGGCGCTCCGGCGGCAGGGCCTGGAGGTCGATTCCCGGCAGCGGCGGCGGCGCCGACGGCCGAACTCGCTGGTAGGGCTCGCCGTCGTGGGTCTGAAACACCGTCCGCAGGGACTCGTGGCGTGCCACGATCGCCCCCAGGGTGGCCCGCAGGGCGGCGACGTCGAGGTCGCCCTCGAGGCGCAAGGCCAGCGGCACGTTGTAGGCCGGGGAGCCCGGTTCCAGGCGGTCGAGAAACCACAGCCGCCGTTGCGCGAAGGAAAGGGCCAGGGGGCGCGATCGATCCACCGGCGAAATCGCCGGCGGTACCGTGGCGCCGCCGCCGGCATCGATCTCCCGGGCCAGCGCCTCGAGGGTCGGGGCGGCGAAGAAGCGCGCCAGCGACACCGGCCGGCCGAAGGTCGCCTCCAGGCGCGCCGCCAGCCGGGCCGCCAGCAGCGAGTGGCCGCCGAGGGCGAAGAAATCGGCGTCGGCGGCGACCTCCTCCCGCTCTAGGAGCTCGCACCAGAACCCCGCCAGGATCTCTTCCGTCGGCGTGCGGACGCGGCGACCGGTGCCCGACTCGATGGGCAGCGCCCGCGCCGCCAGAGCGCGACGATCGACCTTGCCGTTGGGGGTCCTGGGCAGCTCTGGCAGAACCACTACCGGCTGGGGCACCGCCGGCGCCGGCAGGCGGTCGCGCAACCACGGCGCGAGATCCGGGATGTCGTCTCCGCAGACAAAGGCGACCAGCCGCTGGGGCGAGCTCAGCACCAGAGCCACCACCTCGTGCACCGCCGGGTGCTCCGCCAGCGCCGCCTCGACTTCACCGAGCTCGAGGCGGAACCCCCGCACCTTCACCTGGCGATCGACCCGGCCGAGGCACTCCAGCTCGCCATCGGCGCGCCAGCGGGCGAGATCGCCGGTGCGATAGAGCCGCGCCCCCGGATCACCGAGAGGGTCCGGCACGAAGCGTTCGGCGGTCAGCCCGGGTCGACCGAGGTAACCCCAGGCGAGGGCGTCGCCGCCCAGCAAGAGCTCGCCGGAGACGCCCACCGGAACGGCGTTGCCCGCGCCGTCGAGCACCCGCACCGTCACCCCGTCGAGGGGCCGACCGATGGGCGGCAAGCCGCGCTCCGCGCTTTCGACCTGGCTCGCCACGGTGATCACCGTCGCCTCCGTCGGGCCGTAGAGATTGGCCAGCCGATAGTCGGCGTCGGCCGGCGCCGAGCGGTGCAGCCGATCACCGCCGACGAACAGGTAGCGCAGGAACTGCGGTCGCCAGCCTGCTTGCGCCATCGCCGCCTCGGCGACGGGGGTCGGCAGGAAGACCGTGTCGAGGCGCTCGCGCTCGATCCACGGCAGCAGCCGTTCGAGGGAGATGGAGGGCGGGATCACCAGCGTCAACCCATGGCAGAGGGCGCTCCAGGTCTCCCAGACGGAAGCGTCGAAGGACACGCCGGCGACCAACGAGGAGCGCTCGCCGGGTCGCGGCGCGAACTTGCGGTGGTGCCAACGCACCAGCCCGTGCAGACCGCGCTGGGCCAGGAGGGTGCCCTTGGGGCGACCGGTCGAGCCGGAGGTATAGATGACGTAGGCGAGATCGTCCGGGGTCACATCCGGCAGCCGGACCGCTCCCTCGGCGGGCGCCGGCGGCCAGCTCTCGACCCCGATCTCGAGGCCCTCGGCACCCGCCGCGGCGACCGTGAAACGCCGCCGAGCACCGCTGTCGGCGATCATCCAGGCGATGCGCTCGGCCGGTAGATCGGGAGCGATCGGAAGATAGGCGCCGCCGGCCATCAGCACGGCGAGGGCGGCTTCGATCAGCTGCGGGCAGCGCGGCATCACCAGCGCCACCACCTCGCCGCGACGCAGTCCGCCCGCCACCAGGGCCCGGGCTCCGATGGCGGCTCGATGCTGCAGCTCGCCGTAGCTCAGGCTGCCTTCGGCAGCGCTGATGGCGAGCCCGTCGGGACGCTCCCGCGCCTGCTCCGCGAAGAGCGCCAGAACCGTCCCCTCGGCCACCGCCGGCAGCTCGACGGCCCATTCCCGGAGGAGCTGATGGCGTTCTCCAGAGGACAGCAGATCGAGCTCCGCGAGGGGAACCGTGGGCGCGGCGGCGAGGGCCTCGATCCAGCGACCGAGCTGGCTCGCCAGACGCTCGATGGTGGTGCGATCGAACAGATCGGCGGCGTACTCGAGGGTACCCCGGCCGTCGCCGTCGAGGGCGCAGGTGAGATCGAACTTGGCGTGGCGCGACGGAATCTCTCGACGCCTCACCACGGTCTCTCCGAGCACCGGCGCGGGAGCCGGCGGCTGCAGCGAGAAGACCGCCTGAATCAGCGGGGTGAGGGACGGATCGCGCTCTGGGGAGAGCTCCTCGACGAGCGTTTCAAAGGGCAGCTCGCGATGGTCGTAGGCTTCCAGGAAAATCACCCGTAGACGCCCGAGAAGCTCCTCGTAGCTGCCTCGCCGGGTGTCCTCGAGGCGCAGCACCAGGGTGTTGACGAAGAAGCCGACCAGGCCTTCGAGGTCGGGATGATCGCGCCCGGCGACGGGGGTTCCGAGCACGATGTCGGACTGCCCGGTCCAGCGCCCGAGGAAAGCGAAGTAAGCCGTTGCCAAGGTGACGAAGAGGGTTTCGCCGCGGCTGCGACCATAGGCCTCGAGGGCGGCGACGGCGGTTCCGGGCAGCGCGAACCGCAGGCTCGCCCCGCGCGGCGAGCGCTGCGCCGGCCGGGGCCGGTCGAGGGGCAGCTCGAGGGTCGGGGCATCGGCCAGCCGAGCCAGGGGCCGCTGCAAGAGCTTCTCGACGGTGGTCTCGTCGAGGCGGCGATTCTGCCAGCGAGCGTAGTCCGAGTACTGCAGCGGCAGGGGCGCGAGGTCGGCCTTCTCGCCGCCGCGCAAGGCCCCGTAGAGTCGGTTGAGCTCCGCATCGACGACGCCCAGGGACCAGCCGTCACTGGCGATGTGATGGAACACCCACAGCAGGCGGTGGCGCTGTGCCTCGAGGCGCAGCCAGCGAAAGCGACAGACCTCACCGGCGGCGAGACGGAAGGGCCGGAAGCACTCCGCCGCGGTGAGGCGATCGGCCTCGGCGCGACGGCGGGTCG
The nucleotide sequence above comes from Acidobacteriota bacterium. Encoded proteins:
- a CDS encoding ABC transporter permease, encoding MTMLLRDLRFAVRALLRRPGFSLVAVLCLGLGLGAVSTLAGLVDAVLLRPLPFADAERVVMVWNHFLQKELPEFPSSGVEFEDHRRDNRAFEHVAGLLPWDFNLSSSGDEPQRVEGIRASAALFSILGVEAQVGRTYTQREEETQERVVVLSHGLWQQRYGGGDGVLDESLELDGLAHTIVGVLPADFDLEIVEADVWVPFTPNPAIPRFMRGVQLMARLSPELSLQQAQAETDVFAQRLQRDYPGIYQPGSGWGIHLTPLRDEIVGDVRPLLWLLLAAVLLVLLIACANVANLQLTQASLRGGEMAVRAALGAGRRILLRQLVVESLLLATAGGLFGVALAALSIRMLRLLDAGGIPRLHEVALNPRVLLVVALVTALAGVLVGVWPALRLSPSRLQALLRGSGRGGDGAAAGKAVRSGLVVAEIALAMTVLIAAGVMVRSLHRMSQSDPGFEAANRLTLQTVLSRTAYRPAERKVEYYRALLERLERLPGVEAAAVVSHLPGSGKLGFRGVPEVEGKIPEPGTPTPAAGIRMISPGYFDTMAIPLLGGRDFGVSDDAQGTPVVIIDRAVAERFWTASTAIGQRLNVPGLLDEPRLVVGVVGEVNHHGLLGAPEEQIYVPYPQFPTFDLAPVLRTSGDPMALAEASRRVLLEVDPAQPVEDLRPLDARLVDSIAQPRFQALLFALFGGVALTLALVGVYGVMAFAVSRRTRELGIRLALGARRQGILKLVLGQGLRLALIGVAIGGLLSWLALGAAEGAFGQLVGGLEVRDLTTFLAIPVLLATMTLLACYLPARRATRIDPVAALHHE
- a CDS encoding amino acid adenylation domain-containing protein, whose amino-acid sequence is GPPPRSRARGADTQLYIVDAAGEAVPPGAAGELLIGGAGLARGYLDRPALTAERWVPDPFGGCGERLYRTGDRVRQRADGVIDFVGRMDFQVKIRGFRIEPGEVRAALLEHPAVADAQVLVLGDGSDEKRLVACIVGDQQELGDYLAGRLPRYMVPSAWVFCDAFPITPNGKVDRIELGHRAAIAVAQEVDRDGTADRPRSPREEMLVALWGEILGHHRVGVHDSFFDLGGHSLLATRLVARLRARFGVEVPLSQLFAAPTIADLASFLDQASGGAAEGPRREPVVGPVELSPAQRRLWFLDRLDPESSAYHMPSEFEVRGEFDGAVWAVACRRLVERHQVLRCAISEAGSGRPLQIPATVAAGIDLSALPPTRRRAEADRLTAAECFRPFRLAAGEVCRFRWLRLEAQRHRLLWVFHHIASDGWSLGVVDAELNRLYGALRGGEKADLAPLPLQYSDYARWQNRRLDETTVEKLLQRPLARLADAPTLELPLDRPRPAQRSPRGASLRFALPGTAVAALEAYGRSRGETLFVTLATAYFAFLGRWTGQSDIVLGTPVAGRDHPDLEGLVGFFVNTLVLRLEDTRRGSYEELLGRLRVIFLEAYDHRELPFETLVEELSPERDPSLTPLIQAVFSLQPPAPAPVLGETVVRRREIPSRHAKFDLTCALDGDGRGTLEYAADLFDRTTIERLASQLGRWIEALAAAPTVPLAELDLLSSGERHQLLREWAVELPAVAEGTVLALFAEQARERPDGLAISAAEGSLSYGELQHRAAIGARALVAGGLRRGEVVALVMPRCPQLIEAALAVLMAGGAYLPIAPDLPAERIAWMIADSGARRRFTVAAAGAEGLEIGVESWPPAPAEGAVRLPDVTPDDLAYVIYTSGSTGRPKGTLLAQRGLHGLVRWHHRKFAPRPGERSSLVAGVSFDASVWETWSALCHGLTLVIPPSISLERLLPWIERERLDTVFLPTPVAEAAMAQAGWRPQFLRYLFVGGDRLHRSAPADADYRLANLYGPTEATVITVASQVESAERGLPPIGRPLDGVTVRVLDGAGNAVPVGVSGELLLGGDALAWGYLGRPGLTAERFVPDPLGDPGARLYRTGDLARWRADGELECLGRVDRQVKVRGFRLELGEVEAALAEHPAVHEVVALVLSSPQRLVAFVCGDDIPDLAPWLRDRLPAPAVPQPVVVLPELPRTPNGKVDRRALAARALPIESGTGRRVRTPTEEILAGFWCELLEREEVAADADFFALGGHSLLAARLAARLEATFGRPVSLARFFAAPTLEALAREIDAGGGATVPPAISPVDRSRPLALSFAQRRLWFLDRLEPGSPAYNVPLALRLEGDLDVAALRATLGAIVARHESLRTVFQTHDGEPYQRVRPSAPPPLPGIDLQALPPERRWPEAHRWASLEARVPFDLERGPLCRFTLLHLESGLGLLLFTHHHAISDGWSTGIFLRELGLFYGAARRGESSPLAPLTVQYADFAAWQRGWLMGDELERQVDFWRHSLADTERLELATDRPRPAVRSTLGAVHRFPVAEDVNAAIAALGQRLGATPFMILLAVFEVLLRRRTGQRRLSVGTPVAGRRRPETEPMIGFFVNTLALRADVSGEPTFSDLVGRVRQHVLDAFAHQDVPFEKLVEELSPQRDLAHTPLFQVMFILQNLDLGEMDWPGVEVTPVPLDLTTSKFDLTLALHQPDGGLAGHWAYRRDLFDETTIRRLAGQYVQLLTAAVADPEGAISALPLLSPGERHQLRREWNDAGPDYAVDDDPWAMVRAVAERWPDRVALVDPEGQVSYGALVTAADRLARRLRARGVAMEEPVAVYLERRADMVVALLAVLAAGAAYLPLDPSYPLARLEHMIADSRVRFGLRREPGPEVPPGALDWLSVTPSVPDQVALPAPAEADPAAAAYIIYTSGSTGRPKGVVISRRSLARRLSYARAHDFSAQDTFLQKTSISFDVSVLEIFGPLVAGGRVLLAKAGGEQDPSYLMDAIARHRVTQASFPPTLLEVLRDEPDFARLDALHTLITGGETVPPDLPGKVLERLPRVAVLNRYGPTETTVSVSSWRCSPQPSSASLPIGRPTARARFHLLDRAGREVPVGQPGEVHLGGEGVARGYLSRPALTAQAFVPDPWGPPGARLYRSGDLARWRADGVLEFVGRADRQVKVRGFRIEPGEIEAVLRRSAAVREAAVVDLPDGASRRLVAFWVPDAASPAAAADLEAEVRRELPEHMVPSAFVALDALPLSPTGKIDRQALADLELPAAPGGERVAPRSRLEERLLKLWEECLKTSPLGITDSFFALGGHSLLAVRLARRIEEQLGTRIALATLFQNPTVGELALVLEGRAETSGQLVTLRAAGSDSPSAGHPSAGRPSPWYWVHPVGGSIACYLPLARRLEAPMGAFQAPGIEVGERPRERVEELAELYVEELVNRRPEGPILLGGWSFGGVVAYEMARRLAERGRTPERLVLIDAQVPTTRRPLREVSLWKAFLLDLGVESRAGERPGDLDALAARASGLPGGDELARLYRVFRAHAQALRRYRGGPYTGSTLLVLPAGQGKPAPWRRWIGSALDELVLPGDHYSILTADGLVPALARRPPALDRPRR